DNA from Tachysurus vachellii isolate PV-2020 chromosome 22, HZAU_Pvac_v1, whole genome shotgun sequence:
TGATACAGGATACAATTAAAGAGATGGTGTCTTACTCAGGGACATCAGCAGCACGGATTGAAAATCACGGTATCCCAAACCTTAACCTCTGTTTTGAGTGCATATGTATGCTCAGGCTAAAAAGTCACATTATGATGTGACACAGTATTTGTAGTAAATACTACTGTCATACACCATCAGTCCCTGGAACCTCCGAACTATAGAGTTCCATGGTGAAAAGTAATAGTAGCACAGAATTTCTGGAGTGACTCGCTTCTAAATACAAATAAGGGGTAGATGCATTTCCTCTCATAGAATGGCATGCTAAAGTAGGCGTTCATCTTTTGGCCATGGTGATGTCTACCTACTGGTGATACAGCCTGTGTATAGACAAGGTAGCCTCTTCTGCCATTACTTTATTGCAGATAAACAGTTGGTCTAAGAATCAGATGGTCATAATCTGGTCTCAATAATTCCATAGTGAACCACATGCAGCAATGGATACTTTGCAGGCTCACTTTCAGTAAATGCTGCAGTGTCAGATGACTGATTCACAAAATTGGATGATATGATCTTGGGCAGAAATGATAAATTTTGCAAAAAGATCACTTGAGGGCTGTTTGGCTAAAAATGCTTGCTAGACAAGCTTGTCACCAAAGCGTTTAACCCCCCTCATCTCTTCAGAGAGAAACCCCACAGTGAGCTCCAGTCCATTCTGAGATTGTTAGACTGATGTCAAAACCTGGGAGCTGCTTTTAGAACAATGTAACTGGAAACAAGTGATTTCCCTGCTCAGGTGGTCCTATCCTTGCCAGAATGATGCTGTATTGTACTTTGATGTGGATGACAGTTGGCCAAAGAATAATTGGGGCTTCAGGTCTAGGCTCTTATCATTGGAGCAGCCCAGACAGGAACCCATAGTCTGGCACTCAAGGGCCAGTTAGAGTACCCGTTGAAAATGATGGTCTGGTCAAAGTGGGTGGACCTTAAACAATTGTTCTGTTTTGGCCTTGCTTTGCTGTCATGGCTCTATTAAATGAATGATGCCACCATGCAGATTCTTGGTATTTGACATCACAGTGGAACACAGGCCACTCTGGAATAGATGGTAGGGGGAGATATTTCTCTTGTCATTGGAGTGGCCAGTTGATAACAAGTGGGGGCATGATTTAAAATGGGTCTGCACTGGTGGGACATGCTAGTGTCCAACAAAGAAGACATGCTATTTTGTAAAAGAATTCCACAAGAATCCTGATGCTATGGAAAGTCTATGGAAACTTTAATAGCATCTGTTGTCTGAAGTACTAGAAACATGGAAACGATCCACTGATGATCCACTGATGTTTAGTGCATTGTTGGCAGAAGACACACTCTAGAGCTACCCCATGGGGTGGATAGAGGAACTGAGACACTTTACCAGGGAATGACTCTCCCTGCCAATGTGAAACAAAGAGCGCCCTTGTGTTTGGTGGGACATTGGGGCTGGATTGTACTCACAAAAATTTACCATGGGAATCCTTAGATTAGCTGTGCTGACTTGCAGGTCTTGCAAACCTGCAGACCCCTAACCAGGGCCTCTTTGGGTCAGACATTACTCAAGACACATTTTAGTTCAGTTTGATAAAAAGTTTGGAAGAAATGTAGATATGATGAAAATGTGATTTGTCTCATAAAATTggtcttttgttctttcttgtcTTTAAACATGATTTTTAGAAAATACCATCTAAGTTCTGAAACTATTATGTTTTGTCTGAGACAAAGTGGTTGTGAAAAAGGTAGCGCATGCCATTCCTCCCAGAGCACAGCAGTCTGGCAGTCTAATTTCTTTTCCATGAAAACAGGAAGAAATTAACCATGCAGTGTTTTTGGAGGCTTTTTCTCCATGAACATAGACCGGGAACTAATGTGGTTtggaattaataaaatgttgtatGTCTAATTacttaaatgaaatgtatttatttgtcaaATACAGGTACATTTAAACTTCACAATTTAGCTGTATTCTGTGTAAGGGagtgtgggtttgtgtttttataacatGATCCTAGACTAgaatttgtgaaaaaaattcttttttatgCATACAGTCTCATGGCACAATTAAAATCTCAGATCAGCAGCATAAACAACAGTTCTTGGAATAAAATCGTCACAGAATGTGTCTTGCTGATGAACAACATGTGGAAGATCAAACCACTGCTGATTAAGCTTTCACAAATGAAACCCAGGGTCCTGCAGCACTCCTCTGTATCCATGTGCTCCTAATTTAACTCTTTATCACACTTCccaaaaacagaataaaaagaaaaaaacagagtggCAAAAGCTCCTTAATTCTGTATGCATGTTGCAGTATGCATATGCACCAAACAGCAGAGCTTCCTGTTTGTTGGATACATGCAGGTTAGTTGAATGTTTCGTTTTCCTCTGGCTGTCTGCGATGGAGCATTGAGTGGAAGGTAGCGGTTGGCCCTGTGTGTAAAACCAAGCCACACACAGGCTGGTTGAAAGTGGTAGGTGTTACACTGTGCTTGGCAGACATGGGATTTGACTCATCTTGCTCTCGTCTGCTCTTCCAATACGTGAACATAAGAGCATTTAGTCATATAACGAAACATGTGGTAGCAGAAACCAGAGGACTATGATTCTGTTGGAGGAGGTTTGAAAGAAAATGCACTcattcagatttctttttttctctcctcaaTGTGTCAGTCTGAAATACAGTTTAACTCATTAATCGACAGATTACGTTCCTGTTAGTTTCTTGTACAGTACTGTGAATAATTAATTGTAGTTAATgaattatactttttatatagaCACATTCAAAAGAATAGAGCCTCTGCAGGAATATTTTCAGTAAATCATTTTAACCTTGTGCTCTCCATGAGAGCGAACTACTTAAATCTGCTCATGTTCTCATGACTCAAAAATGCCTAATTCTCTTGATCCTACAATGTGTGAGAACCAGAGGGCGCCTTATACCCCATACCACAAGCTCCAGGCTTTAAGGCTTATTAAATGCAAtttcactgtatactgtatgtgtttgattATCAACTATCTTACATCTATCTTTTCCACCCTTTTGTTGCTCACATGTTTCTGGTctattgtttgcttttttatatttcGGGAAAAGAATGAAGTGATTTTGAAGGGATCGTAATGATTACCATATGGGCAGGGAGGAAGTATATTCCCATTTCAGGAAAGAATGTATATGCTTGATTGAAAAGCACTGGGAAACTCGGCTTTGGTTAAATACAGCTGTAAGAGAGTTAAGGAAATATTTGAAGACCTTATTTTATCCCATCTGTATAATTCTATTGCTGCTTAGATAACTCTCTAACTGCTGTATATACTGTTTGGCAgattatgaatataaataaacgATTACATAAATGATATAAGGTGAAGTGTACAGCTTTTTAAGTTGCTTACAAGTCAAGCTCAATGTGAAATGATTTCAGTAATTTAACTGAAGTGACATAGGCTTTTTGGTCTTAACATATATaatagctgtgtgtttgtatgtgcctTTGTGCTGTATGTGCATGGCATGTGAATGTTATGGACATATGTTTTGTGTTGAGACTCCTATGGTGCTCTTTTAGGGGGTCAAAGGTATACATTGCAGCTATGCAGTCAGCTTCTGAGCAGCGCTTACTTGCCCCTAGAGATAAATCTGAGTTATGAAGCTCTTAACTATATATAATGAGCAAGATGTTAAACAGCCCTAACTAGCTGGTTTAAGACTTggttcaagaagaagaagaaaacgaaTGTTTGTAGTATAAAACTCAAAAGAAGTAGAAATAAATCAATGTCAATGTCATCGAAGGCACCTGGTGCATATTATAACttccttttgttattttttcacacattatAACATTcgttattttcttttcataagAAAGTTGTACAAATGTTTTCCCTGGCCACTACAGTTTTTCAGTATTCTCGTGAATGTAAAATTGTTCCAGGTAATTGCTATAATTTATTCTTCAGTTAATTGCATCCTGCTTTTATGATATAACAATTGGGGCACCAGCGAATGACTTGTCCTGATTATTTGCTTCAAATATGTAAACACCAGTCGAATATGTAGGACAGTGAGTTTTAAATAATTATCATGCCTTTCTGGTAGGGCCACATGCCAATGTAATAATTTGCTAGAGACACATGCCAATGACACAATAGCTGCAGGTTGTGAAAGTCCTCTGACGTTGTTTGCTTTCCGGTAGATGACATCAGGACAGGCAGTTGTACACTTTTCCCCAAGTTTTCCTACTACAGTGCTGTTATGCAGTTTCTTTTATGATGgctaattttatatattcattcgcTTCATTTAGTAACTGCTTTACGCTGTTGTGGATCTGATGCCACTGTTGTGGATCTGTTGTGGATACCAGAAACACCAGCGCATGACGTGGGAATACACCTCAATACCAATTTAGATTAACCAGTtactagcatttttttttttaaaaatggtatGAAGCACAATAACCCAGAAGAAATCAATACAGATGCAGGTGAACACGATACCCTGTACAGATTGTAACCCAGAATCAAACaagagaccctggagctgtgaggcgttAACACTTCACCACCTAGATAAATTCtccttaatatttttttaattaatgtcaccaaagaaaaaaaatctgttaaaattatgaaagaattaaaatgtttgttaagTTGAGAAAATCCCCACTTAAACAACAGTAACATGGACAGTTGTAGCTGACACTTAAACAAGGCCTCAAATACTCaggtgaataaaaatgtaagtcggtTTGGATAAGGGAATTTACCAAATGCTGCCAATGACAATAACTGCTTTTAGTAATCTTATGAAAATAGGttaagacacaaaataaactaaCATATCAATGGCTAAAAAACCCCACTTTGGAACAGTTTGGAAAtggtaaatatttctttaatcaGTCGTGAAATCTTACATACTTCTTGCCTGCTGATTGGTTGTCCCATTGATGCTGGACCCCTGTGATTCATGTACTACTGCCACACATGGCAAAGCCACACATCATTCACAAAGCTTGCACCTGGAGAGAGTTTATGGTCCAGAGGCACAGAGCAGAAGGAATATTAAGCCTTTCCTGATGTTGGATCAACTCCATATGGGAATGGGACATCAGTGTCTGCATGATGGGGCCACTAAAATGGGGAAGCTAGAGGATGAATTTTGCCACTGTTCTGTAatcatgttttgttgttgttttatgtataaATTAAGTGACTTCgacttttaaatgaaaaaaatctgtatacaTCTGTTGTTGGCCCTTATATGTTGTATGTGTGAATTCCTGTAGTATGCATGTAAAATGTGCTTTGATTTGACTTTACAGTAAAATCTGTTTAAGAACTGTGGATTCATGCAAGGATACAAGGAAACTGCAGGATATTTCTCCAATATAAGCCTGCCGCTGTCAAAATTTATTAGAGCACAGTTCCCCTGCCTCTGTGGTTTTGCTTATCTGCTCCAATCATGCATTAAAAAGGGCAGGCATGTGGCATTCCCCAGCAGGACAGGCAAGACAAAGCAGATAAATGGCAAATCAGATGCAGACCCCAAGAGTGCATTTGGTTGGCCTCTAGCCAGTGTCTCACTAAGATctcaaaatatttgtatttgtgcttTAACACTCTAGATAGTACACAAATCAACACTTTATTTCTTGATTCATTCCGTCATTAGCTCCtgggttctgttttttttagtcCAGCCAATGTTGTCTCCACCTTTTTCAATTTGGTTATCAACTTGAATGGTCCCAAACTCAGGAAATTATCCTCTGAGAACACTGATAATGGGGCCATTCTATCCAAGGTCTACtcataatgaaaaaaatctgcCATGTGGAAGAGAAGCTGTCTCTATATCACAAAGATGTTGAGCAGTTAGACCAGCTACCCCACTGAGTGGGCTAAGGATGAAGACAGAAGAGCGCAGTTATTGGTCAGGGCTTGACAAGGGGGCTTCAGGAATTTTAGGGGGGTggtggaagaaaccttgaaagggaGAGGgtgtatttacagtgtttttGGCAAAGTCACAGTGTTAGAGTGGCTCGCTAACAGAGTGGGCTAGGAGGGAGTGCCATTTAAATAATCAGGTAGGTGTGTTCCTATGTGGTCTGTAATATGTTAGAGGAAATTGTAAAATTacagtgttttatgtttttgtactCATCTGCATTAAGGCCCCTTTGTTTAACATTTCCTTCCCTCTTTTGTGGATTTGATTCCAAGAGGACTTTATACTCATTGGCTGGATTTATTTgcatacagatttttttacatAGCTTGAATTCAGTGGGTTATCCTTAATTATCCTGGAATTTTTTATTCAGTGCACAATTGATGTATGAAGAAACATAGTAGGGAGGTATATAATGTTTCTTTGTTCTTAGCTTTGTTCTACACATTCATATGTGTGTTGTTCTAGACTTTGCAGtctattttcatttttacatcttttatacttttactttaatttttaaCCCATTTAATGGATTttctagttttgtttttttttttgttttttttttatgaaggtAAACATATGCTTTCTTCTCCAGTTCCTGGACAACTTACTATTCTCTAGATAATGCACCGAGCTTCTGTCCTGCTGATGGCAGGATTCCTGCATCTTGTTCTGGCCAATGGGGTTGACCAACTGTCCTGGTTCTACCGCATGCAACCCTTGGCTATCATGGATCCTGATAGCACTGGAGGAGACTGTCCATCTGAGTGTGACTGCCCTCCAACCTTCCCCATTGCAATGTATTGCAATAACCGTGGCATGAAACAGATGCCATACATCCCCTCTCGCATGAAATACATCTACCTTCAGCACAACCAGATAACTACAATCTCAGATGAGGCTTTTAAAAATGGCACCAGCCTAGTATGGGTCATGCTACATGAGAACCAGATTGTGGAGATAGGAAAAAGGGCCTTTGCCAGTCTGGTGAACCTGGACCGTCTGTACTTGAATGGCAACAACCTTACTGAGGTGCCATCTAAACTTCCACACTCTTTACGTGACTTGCGCCTCAACCACAACAAAATTGACAAGGTGTCACCTAATGCGTTTGAAGGCATGGAGAATCTGACCACCTTGTTACTCAACCACAATGTCATCCAGGACATGGGCAGCACTCTGAAGGGCCTGAAGTCTCTCACCTTGCTTGATGTGAGCAGAAACCTGTTGAAGAAAGTTCCAGACGGTCTCCCTGCCATGCTGCACCAGCTCTATTTGGGCTCCAACTCCATTGAAGCCATTCCAGATAATTTCTTTAACCAGTTCACCAACCTGCAGTATGTGCGCTTATCCCACAATGCCCTCACAGATAAGGGTATTCCACCAAACACTTTCAATGTAACTGGTCTGGTAGAGCTAGACCTCTCCTTTAACAAACTGGAAAAGATCCCAACGGTTAGCACCAGCCTTGAGCACCTCTATCTACAAGCCAACCAAATTAAAGGTATGGTTGTTTTAGCTTTATTCAATAAAccctttgttttttgtttttttcttcttagtaATTTGATCAGTAAACTGGGTAAATGTTTATACTTGatgtattgttattgtttgcCTTTTTATTACTATCACTATCACATATGCAAAGTTCTAGACTTCATTGATTCTGGACttctttaaacataaataatctGTTTCTGATATCTATGCTTGATCCCAGAGTTTTCCATAGGCAGTTTCTGCAGTGTGGTGGATGTAATGAACTTCTCCAAGATAAAGGTTCTGCGTCTGGAAGGTAATGAGATCATGCGTAGGGATGTCCCATCTGACTTAGCTTTGTGCCTCCGCTTTGCCACAGACATCGCTCTATAACTCCACCAACAAGGCAAGGGCAGTCCCCTCTGTAACCTTTCCACCAAATATTCAAGCATTTCTTACTGTTTTGATTGTGTAACCTATGTTTATTGTGAATACTGTTTATGTTGATCTTTCTGCTGTAACTAATGTGTTTGTGGTGATACATGTGTATGGTCGGTGCATGTGTTTTGACCTGATTTGTGAGTATTTGCTTTAGTAAGTTTATGTTATTGCTAAGAATTATGTGTACAACAttgtttttatgtgtgcatatatatatatatatatatatatatatatatatatatatatatatatatatatatatatatatatatatatatgtgtgtgtgtgtgtgtgtgtgtgtgtatatatatatatatatatgtatgtatgtgatgttGGTCTAGTCTGCATGATTTGAAGTCACAGCAAAAGGAAAAGACATGATGAATTAATTTGCTTTTACAGTTCAGAATTATCTGTTTACCTCCAGAACATGTTGTTCTTAAGAATTAAAAGATTtgagcattttttaaaataatgtactgTAGGTGGCATGGTAAAAGACTACAATCTGGATATGTTTAGCCTGagcaaaaaaagtaataaatatttttattaagaaaaacgTCACAAAAatctttgtattgatttttcaTTACTAACCTCCCTTCCTCAAAGACAACAAAAGTTAGAAGGCAAACATCAAGTGAAAACAAATCTGTAGGCAAACAAAAAGGAGCTTTTCTGTTCCTAAGCATCTGCAGGGAAATTTGGCACCACCATGtggtcacattatttatttatggctagtaaaagaaaaatatgacaAGGATATAATATCTGTACTATTTGGGTAACTAAATCCAAGCAGTGAgctattaaatt
Protein-coding regions in this window:
- the fmoda gene encoding fibromodulin a; translated protein: MHRASVLLMAGFLHLVLANGVDQLSWFYRMQPLAIMDPDSTGGDCPSECDCPPTFPIAMYCNNRGMKQMPYIPSRMKYIYLQHNQITTISDEAFKNGTSLVWVMLHENQIVEIGKRAFASLVNLDRLYLNGNNLTEVPSKLPHSLRDLRLNHNKIDKVSPNAFEGMENLTTLLLNHNVIQDMGSTLKGLKSLTLLDVSRNLLKKVPDGLPAMLHQLYLGSNSIEAIPDNFFNQFTNLQYVRLSHNALTDKGIPPNTFNVTGLVELDLSFNKLEKIPTVSTSLEHLYLQANQIKEFSIGSFCSVVDVMNFSKIKVLRLEGNEIMRRDVPSDLALCLRFATDIAL